The Primulina huaijiensis isolate GDHJ02 chromosome 6, ASM1229523v2, whole genome shotgun sequence genomic sequence gaaaaattttGATTGAAAAAGACTATCTTAAATACATCCAAGAGATCAAAAGTTGTGTTTCGACCGCTGATAGGTTTAATGAATCACCGaatccatttttttaaattagatTTCTATGCCTGGCATGATGGACACGGTTCTAAATCTCGGGCTCAATGATGAAGTAGTTACTGGTTTGGGGGCGAAAAGTGGAGAGCGGTTCGCATATGACTCATATAGACGGTTTCTTGATATGTTCGGAAATGTTGTAAGTTTTTTTCTCTCCTCGTTCGGCAGACATTTCTTGTGCAagttcaaaatttataaatgttaTGGTTTGTTGAAGGTAATGGACATTCCACATTCATTGTTCGAAGAAAAACTAGAAAAGATGAAAAGTAAAAAAGGCATAAAGCTTGATACTGATCTAACAGCCTCTGATTTAAAAGAGCTGGTGGAAGAATATAAAAGTGTCTATCTTGAAGCTAAGGGTGAAAAGTTCCCTTCCGGTATGCTTTCCCTTTTCTTCAAGAACTTATAGTTTATTAAAAAGAATCAAAACTTGTACTATTTTTGTTCCGATCTTTTTCAAGAACTTAAGCTGTGTTTTTCGTTCTATTCGTATCAGATCCAGAAAAGCAACTGGAGTTGGCTATAAAAGCAGTTTTTAATTCATGGGACAGTCCAAGGGCGATAAAATACCGAAGCATTAACCAAATAACTGGTCTGAAAGGAACCGCTGTTAATATTCAATGTATGGTATTTGGAAACATGGGAAACACTTCAGGAACAGGTGTTCTCTTTACAAGAAATCCGAGTACTGGGGAAAACAAGCTCTATGGGGAGTTTCTGATTAATGCTCAGGTCTTGATCACGTGTAGTCATTTCTATTTATGTCGAGAATATACACTTTTGAtggattttttgttttatagGGAGAAGATGTTGTTGCTGGAATTAGAACCCCAGAGGACTTGGATACCATGAAGAATTGTATGCCTGAAGCTTACAAAGAGCTAGTGGAAAACTGTGAAATACTAGAGGGACATTACAAAGATATGATGGTACTGATGACTTATGTATTGTATGAATTTTCgaattaaatatgttttaagtTTGGCGCAGATAAGGATGTTGTTGTATGCTGCAGGACATTGAATTCACTGTCCAAGAAAATAGGCTATGGATGTTACAATGTAGATCTGGTAAGCGTACAGGTAAAGGTGCTGTAAAGATTGCAGTAGACATGGTAAATGAAGGGCTCGTTGGTTCCCGTACGGCAATAAAAATGGTCGAACCTCAGCATCTTGATCAACTTCTTCATCCACAGGTACAAGAGTGCGTATATAAATATTCTCCAAGAAACTACCCATTGTTTTATAGAACTTCACGCTCTCATTAACATTAGCTATTTTTGTTTAGTTTGAGGATCCGTCTGCTTACAAGAATTCTGTTATAGCCAAAGGTTTGCCTGCATCTCCCGGTGCGGCAGTTGGACAGGTCGTTTTTAGTGCTGAAGATGCTGAAGAATGGCATGCTCAAGGGAAGAGTTGCATCTTGGTACGATTTTCCATCATGTCATCTCTAGCATTTGATATCCCATGCATCGCGATCATTTCTTCCTAAATGTTGCATTCCTTAATTTTGTTTTGATCGTAAAAGTTAAATGTTCTCAATGTTACTTGGTTTAAGGTGAGAACTGAAACAAGTCCAGAGGATGTTGGAGGTATGCATGCAGCTGCTGGGATTTTGACTGCTAGAGGTGGCATGACGTCTCATGCAGCAGTTGTTGCTCGTGGATGGGGGAAATGTTGCGTTTCTGGTTGTTCTGATATACGTGTTAACGACTCCGAGAAGGTTGAGTATTAAATTAAGTAAACAATATCGACAAAGTTTAAGAATTTGTATGtaaatctctcataaaaaatGCAGGTATTTATGGTCGGAGACAAAGTTATTCATGAAGGAGAATGGATCTCTCTTAATGGGTCAACTGGTGAAGTAATCTTGGGTAAACAGCCGCTCTCCCCTCCTGCTCTGACTGGggatttggaaattttcatgtcATGGGCAGATGAGATCAGGCGGATCAAGGTGCTTCAAAGATTCTTGAAATAGAACGAGCACCATTTTCTGTatcaaaatcttgaaatttcGCAAGTGTTATTACTAATCTTAGGGTGGTGGTGGTGATTGAAATATCAGGTTATGGCGAATGCTGATACGCCTGAAGACGCTTTGACAGCTAGGAGTAATGGAGCACAAGGGATCGGATTGTGCAGGACAGAACACATGGTAAGCATTCCTCTGCTTCAAAACTTGTGCATCTATTGtttcttataacattatatgTTGTCTATCTAATCATAAATAAAGTGTTTCATGATATCGTTCACGCTTTATTTGTCTCAGTTCTTTGCTTCAGACGAGAGGATCAAGGCAGTGAGAAAGATGATAATGGCAGTAACACTTGAACAGAGGAAGCAAGCCTTAGACTTGCTGTTGCCTTATCAACGAGCTGATTTCGAAGGAATTTTTCGAGCAATGGATGGTAAATCTTTTTTGTTAGAACCAATAGTTTGTATCATATGATGTCACTGTGCGTATATGTAATAAAGTTTACAGTTGGataatgaaatgaaaaatgtaTAAACCATTAAATAAAAAGCTGGCCCTTTTTTCCAACATTTCTCAGGTCTGCCTGTGACAATCAGACTGTTAGATCCTCCACTACATGAATTTTTACCAGAAGGAGACATTGAACAGATTGTTGAGGAACTAACCATCGATACCGGCATGAGCGAAGACGAAGTTTATTCAAGGATAGAAAAATTATCAGAAGTAAATCCCATGCTTGGATTTCGGGGATGCAGGTATTTTACCTTTTCCTCATCCTGTCTGTTGAGTGCTATTATCACGTTCAAATATCTCTTATCTCTATGTTTCTGTATGGAATGAATCAAAATTTTCAGGCTAGGGATATCGTACCCTGAGCTATCCGAAATGCAGGTTCGTGCTATATTTCAGGCTGCCATTTCCATGACCAACCAAGGTGTTACAGTCCTTCCAGAAATAATGGTTCCTCTAATTGGAACACCTCAGGCATGTCATAAACACTGTTTTCATCACATTCTTGATCCTTGGAAACGCTACATAAAAATTCATTGTTCAACAAATTTGCGGTGTATCCAATGGAGCTGAGATGGGAATATAAACGCATCTAAAATCTAGTTATTTATGTTTGGCAGGAATTGAGTCATCAAGTGAGTTTGGTTCGTGGAGTTGCAAATAAAGTCTTTTCCGAGATGGGTGCCTCGGTGAGCTATAAAGTAGGCACCATGATAGAAATTCCTCGAGCTGCTTTAGTCGCGGATGAGGTACAAAACTTACATTTTTGTGCTAATGGAATTATATAAACAGTTACTAAAATCTTCATTAAGTTTAACGTTTCTTGATTTGTGTGTGAAGATTGCAAAAGAAGCAGAGTTCTTCTCCTTCGGGACAAATGACCTTACACAGATGACATTTGGGTATAGCAGAGACGATGTGGGCAAATTTCTTCCTATTTACTTGTCAAAGGGTATTCTACAAAACGACCCGTTTGAGGTTTGTCAATTTCCGTGGCTCTGTCCAtcttttttgggaaaaaaaaactagattGAGGCATGACTGAAAGAGGCAGGGGTTTGGTCATATATGCACTGTTCCAATGAAGGGCTAACACTCAGAGGATTTTAAGGAGTCGAGCCTgaactttgaaatatttttggagattgtatcatatcaaaatttgatgattttatttctTGGCAATAGGTACTTGATCAGAAAGGCGTTGGCCAGCTGATCAAGATAGCAACTGAACGTGGGCGTGCAGCTCGACCGAGCCTAAAAGTACGCTTTTCTCGAATCAATTTGCATAGCAAATACCATTATCTAAGTTTTAGACTCAAATCAAATGACACGGTAAAATGGCAGGTGGGAATATGCGGAGAGCATGGTGGGGAGCCTTCTTCTGTTGCCTTTTTCGTAGAAGCTGGACTTGATTATGTTTCATGCTCTCCTTTCAGGTATCATCCAACTACCTGCCTCTATTAGTCTATTTACATCTCAAGACGAAATCTAAgtcaatttcttttttaaaaaaacgtagTACATATGGATTTGATATCTTAAAGGAATccttattttctttcaaaaaactaaaaaaaagcTGATTTCTTGTGTAATTTTTTCAGAGTGCCTATTGCAAGGCTAGCTGCAGCACAAGTTGCAGTGTGAAATGTGAAGTCAACTTCAGGAGGGATATATTGACATGTACTCGGAAGGagttgtaaataaataaaatgtacaAATGTTGGAATTTTTTTCTATACACGTATAAGTACTAAGATCCTCAATATTTACACGAGGATTAAAATTCatgtaaatataaaatttctattgaaaaaaaaaaacaaggaatTGATTATGGTGGACTGGTCTCAGTAAAATGTTGACAACTAGAGCATGATAaagttaattttataataattaatagagcaacaacaataataattttttaatattttataataataataatacaatgtggttattattttgaattttaattaaaaaatattctcCCAGAGTTTATCATGAAGTCTTGCTTAGTTCAGTAACTTCAATTTGTATGGCATATTAATCAACATATCAGAAAGATtgagacatgatcaggaaataTGAAACTTGCCAGAAATGTGGCAAATATTTCCTGGCATAAACCAGAAGCTGCAAAAGAATTGATTCGATGTCCTGAACCAAAGAATGAACCTCCAGCCCTGCTCAAgcacaagaaaaaaatatgcaCACTCCCTACGCAGGCATTATCCTGTTCAGGTTCGAAGGGACTAGCCTGAACTGTCAGTTTCCTGGCCAAATGGCCATTGCTGAGCAGATAGACACCCACCCCTGGTGCGTTTTTTCATCAATAATCGAGATATTAGAACGGATTAATCATTAAACCAAAGGAAgaaagggtttttttttaattgcggACTACTTGTACTAATGAAGACAATATCGAATAAAGATGTTTCTCTTAAGCTGTTCAACAAACTAGTAGCCATTTCATCTACTTACCATCTGTGCTTGAAGACGACGACCCTAACTGTCGTTCAAAATTAGCCACCATGGATCATTGTCAGGGGATTGTAAACCACATCATGGTCTGTTATGCTTTTGGAATAAAATCCTGCAATTAATGAACCGATCAAGAAATGAGTAAGAGGTGTTGATATAGATTAATGGAGATAAAGAGCAAAAATTCAAACTGTTTCTTGCTTTTTACCATTAAATGCTGTTGCATTAGGGCTGTATTTTCCATTGTTTTTAGCAAAATTTCATATAATTTCCCAGTTGTCTTAAGAGAAAGTTCACCTTTAGGTAGTTTTAGACTTAATGTAATCTTCCGGCAAGTAGATTTCTCCTCCAGTTTCACCATGTTGTTCCCCattgatagtttttttttttgcagctAAGAATTCTGCACTCATAGCATCCATTCCTTCCTGAAGTGCTTCCGCTGCTGTCCCGTAACCATGCTCATCAGCAAACTTTCTTACATCCTCAGTTATTTTCATAGAAAAAAAC encodes the following:
- the LOC140979007 gene encoding pyruvate, phosphate dikinase 2-like, with protein sequence MLIRCTANDVHTRITLKEKYTDQIDLLRMHPCRARVSRRSSPDRATWFHGSRIKLTKPEPRKRAQAVLSLVSDPTPATTKRVYTFGKGRSEGNKGMKSLLGGKGANLAEMASIGLSVPPGFTISTEACQEYQQIGKKLPQGLWDEILEGLKIVEEDMEASLGDPSKPLLLSVRSGAAISMPGMMDTVLNLGLNDEVVTGLGAKSGERFAYDSYRRFLDMFGNVVMDIPHSLFEEKLEKMKSKKGIKLDTDLTASDLKELVEEYKSVYLEAKGEKFPSDPEKQLELAIKAVFNSWDSPRAIKYRSINQITGLKGTAVNIQCMVFGNMGNTSGTGVLFTRNPSTGENKLYGEFLINAQGEDVVAGIRTPEDLDTMKNCMPEAYKELVENCEILEGHYKDMMDIEFTVQENRLWMLQCRSGKRTGKGAVKIAVDMVNEGLVGSRTAIKMVEPQHLDQLLHPQFEDPSAYKNSVIAKGLPASPGAAVGQVVFSAEDAEEWHAQGKSCILVRTETSPEDVGGMHAAAGILTARGGMTSHAAVVARGWGKCCVSGCSDIRVNDSEKVFMVGDKVIHEGEWISLNGSTGEVILGKQPLSPPALTGDLEIFMSWADEIRRIKVMANADTPEDALTARSNGAQGIGLCRTEHMFFASDERIKAVRKMIMAVTLEQRKQALDLLLPYQRADFEGIFRAMDGLPVTIRLLDPPLHEFLPEGDIEQIVEELTIDTGMSEDEVYSRIEKLSEVNPMLGFRGCRLGISYPELSEMQVRAIFQAAISMTNQGVTVLPEIMVPLIGTPQELSHQVSLVRGVANKVFSEMGASVSYKVGTMIEIPRAALVADEIAKEAEFFSFGTNDLTQMTFGYSRDDVGKFLPIYLSKGILQNDPFEVLDQKGVGQLIKIATERGRAARPSLKVGICGEHGGEPSSVAFFVEAGLDYVSCSPFRVPIARLAAAQVAV